In Dermacentor variabilis isolate Ectoservices chromosome 11, ASM5094787v1, whole genome shotgun sequence, one genomic interval encodes:
- the LOC142563193 gene encoding rab3 GTPase-activating protein non-catalytic subunit-like: MSCQLVKIAAISNVARVKSYLFPSGQEQQDDAASKAAIDAWDWPLENEQPAEAKSAKEEDRWLQDCVVALSSTADVLALARENTVVFLTAKHGISERNDWKYEVSFHSQLREANGEETKYASKCRSK, translated from the exons ATGTCGTGTCAGTTAGTGAAGATAGCAGCAATTAGTAACGTCGCCAGAGTCAAGTCCTACTTGTTTCCAAGCGGTCAAGAACAACAGG acgacgcagcatcaAAGGCAGCCATCGATGCTTGGGATTGGCCTTTGGAAAATGAACAGCCGGCAGAAGCAAAGTCAGCCAAGGAGGAGGATAGGTGGCTGCAAGATTGTGTTGTCGCTCTTTCATCGACGGCCGATGTTCTGGCACTGGCAAGGGAAAATACAGTCGTGTTTCTCACGG CCAAGCATGGTATATCTGAGAGGAACGACTGGAAGTATGAGGTGTCATTCCACAGTCAGCTGCGTGAAGCAAATGG agagGAAACAAAGTATGCAAGTAAATGTAGGAGCAAATGA
- the Taf7 gene encoding TATA-box binding protein associated factor 7 → MNAPPEIKKTKEEAPAELESQVILRLPGQVAAALRAAVRSGVMNLKDRLTIQLEPDNRHGTVRFDRWSLSARVVDLPSIIESHKTLDRKTFYKTADVAQLMICKEEDGAEDEEAKKAAAADDEESLRRKERKDAKDKKYQYPHGITPSLKNVRKRRFRKVLKKKYVDFPEIEKEVKRLFRTDNEAISIRYEVVNADDDKTSDGKVDGTEVAGGGSGEPHVSGGFGSPSVSALLNSNSQSMDVGEHDLFGEALSSSDEDDVNIVDSGGEEELSSRPPKQRHPSLSGKRDGGSSPDMVTDFRRGMLAATDKMASGASTSAAATAAATSSLVDEYVDDPDYGDDKEVIEFATKKEEDDDVDEPEQDNSALLNRLSDLEREIAQLQERRQAQELEIASIENQALKQRFQNIVNALKMEESEKQREYDEIVSLLHQ, encoded by the exons ATGAACGCTCCGCCCGAAATCAAGAAGACCAAGGAAGAAGCTCCGGCCGAACTCGAGAGTCAGGTCATCCTGCGCCTGCCGGGTCAGGTGGCCGCAGCCTTGCGAGCCGCGGTGCGGTCCGGCGTGATGAACCTCAAGGACCGGCTGACCATCCAGCTGGAACCGGACAACCGGCACGGCACGGTTCGTTTCGACCGCTGGAGCCTGTCGGCGCGCGTCGTCGACCTGCCGTCCATCATCGAGTCGCACAAGACGCTGGACCGCAAGACCTTCTACAAGACGGCCGACGTGGCGCAGCTGATGATCTGCAAGGAAGAGGACggcgcggaggacgaagaggccaAGAAGGCGGCGGCCGCCGACGACGAAGAGTCGCTGCGCCGCAAGGAACGCAAGGACGCCAAGGACAAGAAGTACCAGTACCCGCACGGCATCACGCCCTCGCTGAAGAACGTGCGGAAGCGCCGCTTCCGCAAGGTGCTCAAGAAGAAGTACGTCGACTTCCCGGAGATCGAGAAGGAA GTTAAGCGACTCTTCCGCACGGACAATGAAGCCATTTCAATCCGCTATGAGGTGGTCAATGCCGATGACGACAAAACCAGTGATGGCAAGGTTGATGGAACTGAAGTGGCTGGTGGGGGTTCTGGTGAGCCTCACGTGAGCGGTGGTTTCGGCTCACCTTCCGTGAGTGCGCTGCTCAACAGCAACTCGCAGAGCATGGATGTTGGTGAACACGACCTCTTCGGCGAAGCATTGAGCAGCtctgatgaggatgatgtcaACATCGTCGACTCGGGCGGGGAGGAAGAGCTCTCTTCACGGCCTCCAAAGCAGAGGCATCCGTCGTTGTCTGGAAAGCGGGATGGTGGCTCTTCGCCGGACATGGTGACTGACTTCCGGCGGGGCATGCTGGCAGCCACCGATAAGATGGCGTCTGGTGCAAGCACCAGTgcggcggcaacagcagcagcaacgagtTCGCTTGTGGACGAGTATGTTGATGATCCCGATTACGGTGATGACAAGGAAGTTATCGAGTTTGCCACCAAGAAGGAGGAAGACGATGACGTGGACGAACCGGAGCAGGACAACTCTGCGCTCTTGAACCGATTGTCGGATTTGGAACGGGAGATCGCTCAGCTGCAGGAGCGAAGGCAGGCCCAGGAGCTTGAGATAGCATCGATAGAAAACCAGGCCCTCAAGCAGCGGTTCCAGAACATTGTCAATGCTCTGAAGATGGAGGAGAGTGAGAAGCAGAGGGAGTATGATGAGATCGTCTCGCTGCTTCACCAGTGA
- the LOC142563195 gene encoding solute carrier family 22 member 7-like: MDVVLPQRLASADLRTSESFDCEEAFGHGPFQTRMLVLIVLGLFSVNCQTMLISLVTGYVDHWCKPLAGFNISAADWKNIAIPIEADGRFSRCRIYERCKPPADHIDSAEHRKSGAVLTGAEEWHSRCFQNTSEPRDVPCEEWDYDVRTAKASAVSSWNMVCDQRLLPAILVVVQNTGAVVSLILAGVFVDYVGRRAMLLFSTAACVTCTVCSIAATNYVHYAVVRFLTGASVAVNMIFACLIPFEVMTHAHRPQRSLLLAVLGLTLCEVWSVIVKPVVIDWRLKQVMFLAPTALLLPALSTARESPRWLVAKGRLDAAEAVMMEAAETNNFPLPVTACLVEKLREQIKNHRSREGADTEDLIDYRSLRRRALAMFAVCFSISFVFYLDAFLMVKYNEFWIPFLTVVVTMATYAGMHFLMTGVALVRVLSVCFLLTGSIQCALSVAFGTGYVTISKTLLVLSKGVSNVILVHCFTYVLELFPSAVRAGVFCWAFAFGRVAAMCVAMTLVLKPAGHEDVVFAVAGLLLFLCLLVIRVLPRTTVVEEARIVARRASDFSRMSMDHMKRTLVQRILRKKSKTGSESSKSSSRKRGRTGGSKNPDCFKVSRRFQTQPMLE; encoded by the coding sequence ATGGACGTCGTCCTCCCCCAGCGACTGGCCAGCGCCGATCTCCGAACAAGCGAGTCTTTTGACTGCGAGGAAGCCTTTGGTCACGGCCCTTTCCAGACGAGGATGCTCGTTCTCATTGTTCTGGGACTTTTCTCGGTTAATTGCCAAACCATGCTGATTTCCCTCGTCACCGGTTACGTCGACCATTGGTGCAAGCCGCTCGCCGGTTTCAACATCTCTGCAGCCGATTGGAAGAATATTGCCATACCGATCGAGGCCGATGGGCGCTTCAGCCGCTGCCGTATTTATGAACGCTGCAAGCCACCCGCTGACCACATCGATTCCGCTGAGCATCGCAAGAGCGGCGCTGTTCTAACCGGGGCCGAAGAGTGGCACAGCCGATGTTTCCAAAACACCAGCGAGCCACGCGACGTGCCCTGTGAAGAGTGGGACTACGATGTTCGGACGGCCAAGGCCAGTGCGGTGAGCTCTTGGAACATGGTGTGCGACCAACGCTTGCTTCCGGCCATCCTTGTCGTGGTGCAGAACACCGGCGCCGTTGTTTCCCTCATCCTGGCCGGAGTCTTCGTTGACTACGTCGGTAGGAGAGCCATGCTCCTGTTCTCCACCGCAGCGTGCGTGACCTGCACGGTGTGCTCCATCGCGGCCACAAATTACGTGCACTACGCTGTGGTGCGCTTCCTTACCGGGGCCAGTGTCGCGGTAAACATGATTTTTGCCTGCCTCATCCCGTTCGAGGTGATGACGCACGCGCACAGGCCGCAGCGATCGCTCCTCCTGGCGGTTCTGGGCCTCACGTTATGTGAAGTCTGGAGTGTCATCGTCAAACCGGTGGTCATCGACTGGCGTCTGAAGCAGGTGATGTTCCTGGCCCCGACGGCTCTCCTGCTCCCGGCTTTGTCTACCGCCCGAGAGTCGCCCCGGTGGCTCGTCGCGAAAGGAAGACTGGACGCGGCCGAAGCAGTCATGATGGAGGCTGCTGAAACCAACAATTTCCCACTTCCTGTCACGGCCTGTCTCGTGGAAAAGCTGAGAGAACAGATCAAGAACCACAGAAGTCGCGAAGGTGCGGACACGGAAGACTTGATCGACTACCGCTCCCTCCGGCGTCGAGCGTTGGCCATGTTTGCCGTTTGCTTCTCCATATCTTTCGTTTTTTACCTCGATGCCTTCTTGATGGTGAAGTATAACGAATTTTGGATTCCGTTCCTCACGGTTGTTGTCACAATGGCGACGTACGCGGGGATGCACTTCCTGATGACCGGCGTCGCACTCGTCAGAGTGCTCAGCGTGTGCTTTCTCTTGACGGGCTCCATACAATGCGCGCTGAGCGTGGCGTTCGGTACTGGATACGTCACGATCAGCAAGACCTTACTCGTCCTGTCCAAGGGTGTCTCTAACGTAATCCTTGTACACTGTTTCACCTACGTCCTGGAACTCTTTCCATCGGCCGTGCGAGCCGGTGTCTTCTGCTGGGCGTTTGCCTTCGGGCGTGTCGCGGCCATGTGCGTGGCAATGACCCTCGTCCTGAAGCCAGCGGGACACGAAGACGTGGTGTTCGCCGTTGCGGGACTTTTGCTCTTCCTCTGCCTTCTCGTCATCCGCGTCCTGCCACGCACGACAGTGGTGGAAGAAGCACGAATCGTGGCCAGGCGCGCTTCAGACTTCTCCAGGATGTCCATGGATCACATGAAACGAACCCTCGTACAGAGGATATTACGCAAGAAGTCCAAGACAGGAAGCGAGAGCTCCAAGTCATCCAGCAGGAAGAGAGGGAGGACTGGTGGCAGCAAAAATCCTGACTGTTTTAAAGTGTCTCGTCGATTCCAAACCCAGCCAATGCTGGAATGA